The nucleotide window ggggtttgatccgagtcaagtcgagctcgggcaagctcgaacttggctcggaattttttcgagctaaaaaaatcagctcgacttgaacTCGGTTTCAAATCGTGCCGAATccagctttttcgagtcgagtcgagtgagctaaccaggctaactcggttcgtgtacagctctacaagCATTGACATGCACTCATGTGTTGAAAAGTACTTCACCAATTACCAAGcaagccacactgtagaaaaaaTAGACCACCACCCAAAATCCTCTAATTCATGAAATAGcctatgtaatggtcaatcaaccTAATTTTTCACCAATTACCAAGcaagccacactgtagaaaaaaTAGACCATCACCCAAAATCCTCTAATTCATGAAATAGgctatgtaatggtcaatcaaccTAATTTTCGGGTGCCCCACTTTCtgctggacggattggatgccatatacaCATGTTGTTGGGCCCTACAAAACATTCTCAGAATAATCTTGATTCTGCAAATGTTGTTGAGGATTTGGCCTCAGCAAAGAGATTTTTACATGCATTGACTATGCTTAACGCCCAATTAATCATGTGTTTATTAGctgtagtaaatacaaatcaatGATTAGGTTCTTTGAAAAGCTACTATGAGAAAAACTGATTCTCTAGTGTCTAAAAGTTATTCAACTACATGCCTAGCTGAACATGTCAAGTGCATGTCATCCAATCTGggcatcatgtgaggcccactgtaatgataTGATTTCAGGTTATCCAAATGGGTCAGCGATTAGGTGAGGCAAGAGTAGCAACTTAGTTGGTGAGAGCCTGTCTGTGGAGCCCGGCTGCCTTGATGTATAGGTTGTATATCCATATCGACTGCCCGATTCgctaacttattttagggcattatcccaaaaattgaagcagattcaaatctcaggtgaaccacacaataggaaaatagtggtgcttggacgcccatcattaaaaactccctattggcactgtaatgattatttaccatctaacctgttgataaagtcacacagaccaGGATACAGggaaaccaaaaaaaagaaaaaaaagaaataacagcttgatccaaaacttttgtggccactaagaagtttctaatggtgggaattcaatccttaTTTTTTGGTCCAcctagatttgaatctgcctcattttttaggctaTGCCCTAAAAAAAaggggtaaaatggatggaccatatggatatacaacacatacataaacgTGGCCCCATGGTCAATGCCTCACCTACTAAGCTTTgcccctgcctcacctaatccatGCCCATTCAATTGTTAGTACGTCTACATGCACAGGTGCAGCCAATATGGTGTTAGAAGCTTCCCAAGGTAACTTCCAGTCAAGAGTAACGGATTGAATAAGTAACTTCCCTGTTCAAGAGCAATAGATTAGAGAAGCATCCAGCTCATATGAACTCACGCATTGCGTGAAACTTTAAAAATCACAAAGCAAGCcataccataaaaaataaaataaacagacACCTGAAATCCTCCAAATTCATGAAATCATGCCCTACATGATAGTTGGGTGGGACgcggcggattgcgtcctacccccacctggACGGATTAGCAGGGCTCTGTGAGGCCTGCatggatgtaagtgttttatccacgccgttcatcggttttttttcagctcattttaaggttctatcctaaaaatgaggcaggtccacagctccagtggaccacaccaaatgaagctgcagtgataatgacacccaccgttgaaatctttctaaaggccactgtgattttatttttatttttaccatccaacctattaataaggtcatgtagacgtggatggagtgaaaaaacaaatatcagtttgatccgaaacttctccagcttccgataagtttttaatggtggaagttcaattcccactttgtgGTTCATCTAAGCCTTACTTGCCTTATTTTTTagataaaatattaaaatgaactgaggaaaatgatgaacggcggggataaaacacttacatcatggtgggccccacatagccctacccggatggattaccgtccgaGCGGGGGTAAGATGCAATCTGCATCGTGATGCAGGAATGAacttgatgaggtcgatcatcatcttcttcaaagggataactactctgaatctatgaagcttctctggactcctcacaaagacttctcgaatccacaagggaaaataagggaaataaaaataaattctagaaattcataaattgattgataattgtttAATGTGTCcctttacaccattaataaagaaaaaataaactaaaactcgtaattaccaaaaataacaaaatcaaattctaataaaaatcctaattctagtaaaactcttttaaaatctaatttctaaaaataaaaattccaaataaacttttactaGAAGAGTCGTAACATAATTAAAAgttgtttctaaaaaagaagaaaatctaaaactctataagtaagaaaatattaaaaattttagaattacttaaaattgtaaaatttccttaaattttcatttttgagctaaaagtgTATGTTTTTTGACGAAACGAATAGACATGACCCACTTTGTGAgtcagttcacctcggatggcccatttcagtaaagattgataggttacgtgccccgtaacgatactcggataaaaaattatgattaatttcggtccaccttcttttggtccaaccatgctcggaatgtatctgtgccatgTTCTATATcaaacccctccacttgaaaaaaaaaaaactcgtacTTGAGTTACTTAATTGACTTTTCTCATGGTGCTCAAATAATTTTTGACGCCGATGTTTATCAACATCTTCTTTATAGTTTTCATTAGACTCTTAAGCTGAAAGAATACATGTACTCACACTCTCCTTAACTTGACTAGTATGGATCAGTCCTTTCACTTGTACTTGCAATATCTCACATTCTTCTTGATAATGTGGGTAATTAGGCAGACTTGCTCCTGAAACAAGATTAATGTGATTTTGTATATTTCGTAtgagaggtaatttattaggaaATTCATTAAACATAAtcaccttgaactcctgcaacacgaGTTTTAAATCATCTGGGATGTTtacaggctccatatatttttttattttcaagtaATGCATTCACATCTTTTGTTTTCTCGGATTGTTTAACAAAATTTTGTTCGATTATGAGAGACCACCCCTCCATTTtaaaagtcttgggttggttttcCATTCCCATAGGGATGAAGATAATATatttaccatctttaataaatataaatatgttatCCCGACTTCTATATATAGCATCAATATTATATtgccatggtcgaccaagtaagatgtgacaagcttccatgttgACTATGTcataaagtacttgatccttataatttttaccaattgaaatgAGACAGTTTATTGTTCAGTTACTTctattttgttgacctccttaatccatccaatcatgtacgGATATGAGTGCCTTTCTGTTTTCGATTGCATCTTTTCCACCATTGTCTTCGACACGAGATTCTCActgctcctgacatcgatgatcacattatagACTTTTTGGTTTACAGTGCACCATGTTCAAAAGATATTGTGCCAATGTAAATCTATATCTACTTTTGGCATGGACAACGATTTCTTCACTATCAAAGTGGTGGCCTGCGATTCACCATCATTGGGTGATGCTCTACGGAAATCAGTATTGTGTTGTACAACGACCACGAGCAGTTGAGCATCGCCTTGGGCTTGGGGTggaattagcgcatccgcaatACGATTAAGGGTTGCCTGTAGcctttgcatggtcaactgactctcctggtggaaaACTTCTATTCTTTCCTAAAGATAACGCATTACTGGATCACCGTCTATGGGATTTTGGTTTATACCTTCGTTATTTGTCATCGATCCAAGGGGAGTCTTCGCTCTGATATTAATTGTCGCAGGGATGAGCGTGATgaagtcgatcaccgtcttcctcaagtggtgactactccgaatccacagagcttttTTGTACTCcttatagagacttctcgaatccacgaggaaaaagaaggaaaatagaaataaaatctagaaattcataaattgattgataattgtctaatgtgtccctttacatcattaataaagaaaaaataaatcaaaattcgtaattaccaaaagtaacaaaattctaaatctaataaaaatcataattctagtaaaactcttctaaaacctaatttctaaaaataaaaatttcaaataaacttttactaGAAGAGTTCTACCACAATTACAAATTGtttctataaaaaataaataaataaataaaatgaaaatctaaaaatctaaaagtaagaaaatattaaaaaatccggaattactaaaaatagtaaaatttccttaaaatttcatttttgagctgaaagtgtaCATTTTCTGACGAAATGGACAAACGCCGTCTACTTTGTGGGTTtgttcacctcagatggccccTTTCAGTAAACATTGATAGGTTATGCACCCCGTAACGATATCCGGATCCAAAGGTATgctcaatttacggtccaccttcttttggcccaaccatgctaggaatgtatgaATGTATTTGTGCCATGTTCTACATCATCGGGTCAGCATGATTTTGAAGCGCCCCACTTTCACAAAGTGGCACTGCTGGACAGGTTGGTTGCCATATATACATTGTTGGACCCACTAAAATTCTCAAAATAATCTTATTCTGCAAATCTTTTAGAGGATTCAGCCTCAACAAAGAGACTCTGGCATGCATTGACTGTGTGCTTAATGCCCAATTAATCGCCTGTTTATTAGCTTTAGTAAGTAAAAAATCAATGATTAGTCTCATTTGATCAGGTAGATTTGATTGTTATGGTGGATGGAAGTAAATGCAATTGTCGATTCGTTGTTCGGATTGTTAGGATTACAGTAGTggcttaatttttgggccatggctcATCCAAGGGGGCACaatcaatttggacggtctggattgatgagTACGTCAATCCTACGGTGGGTATGCGCTATTTATGCTTAGGTTGGTTCAAACTAATGTCTAACACGTGAAACCATGGGTTTTTGAGAATCTTAATTCCTAAGTTAAAAAAGGCTTACTTGTATGGTAAACGATCACATATAGCTTTTAAAGTCTAGgcactttttcaaattttttttttctacgttTTCTTAATTACCTTTGAGGCACACATGTCAATGTAGGCATACGTGTTTGAAATCCTGACAATTCTCAAGTCTGCCAACCAGGAACGgatcatggcccaaaaatcagattggtccacTCCATATTTTAAAAAcacgaaaaaaataaaataaatagactTCACCAATCAATCGAATCAACCAGATTTCATCAATACTCTTAGAAAAACTCGATCCGGTCATGACTCGGTCAAAATTCAAACGTTGTCCGGGTTTGCATCGAGAGCTTGAACATAAATCATTGGACATTTTGAAAACCGTCCATTTTATTCAAACACATGTGACCGACCTGATGAGGGGACCTACCCAATTTCGGGCGCGTGCATGGTCACACAAGAATGGCCAGGATCTTGCCACTTGTCTCACTCGGTGATAGTACACGCGTCAAAAATGATTGTTTTTCCAGATTGTCAGACAAGGTCGTCGGGTCCTTCCATTTTTATAAATACAGAACCacattagatgggccccaccattgacaAACCTACACCGAACACGTTACGCGTCTTCTTTTGGAAGTCGACCATTTCAAAACAAACAGGAAtgtgttttttattatttctatCAATCTCATTGTCAAAACGTAGATGTGAATACCTTATCATTCACCTTAGATCCCATGCAACTGGATCGCATGGAGTAGGTGAACGGCCATTGCCAAACAATTTcgactatggtgggccccacacgtgataaGCCTCCAAAACCCTATATATAGAACCGTTCCTTACACGACCTACTACTACTACTAACACTAGCAATGGCTGCTTCTTTGTCAATGGCCTTTGCCAGCTTGTCCTTTCTTTTGttcctcatgggaagttccatgGCCCAGCTCTCCACTAACTATTACTCGAAATCGTGTCCCTCCGTTTTCAGCACGGTGAAATCCACCGTCCAATCCGCAATCTCGAAAGAGCAACGGATGGGCGCTTCCCTCCTGCGCCTGCACTTTCATGATTGCTTTGTCAATGTAAATTTTCTCAATAGATTCATACACTGTATGTAGTTTAAGCTTAACATACAATGCGAAGTGTGGGGCCCCCCATGATGTGCTCATTACATGCAATTCGTCCATCACGTGCAATCCCTCACGTTGATCTACTTGGTGCAAAAAATCatgcggatccaaaactcaggcgggccacgcGATGAAGTCGCATTGTGTGGCCCGGCCACCGGAGTTTTGGAATGTTAGGGGGCATCTTCCAAtctagaaggttttaatggtgggccactacatcccaactgtttcatttagtgtagcccacatgaaatttggatcgaGTTGATTTTTGGGTGCCAATGAGACTAAGAGAGGTGCAAATGATGAACAGATTGGAGGTCacccacatatcatggtgggccccacacattgtagGTTAACCTTTGTAGTGGATCCAGCCTCCACTGTATATATTCCCTTGTCTCACTGATTCATGTTTTGTGACCCTTCCTGATCTAGGGCTGTGATGGGTCGATCCTACTCGATGACACATCGAATTTCACTGGGGAGAAGAATGCAGCCCCCAATCGAAATTCAGCCCGGGGATTTGACGTGGTTGACAATATAAAATCTGCCGTAGAGAGTAAGTGCCCTGGGGTGGTGTCATGTGCCGACATTCTGGCGATCACGGCACGGGACTCTGTGGTCATAGTAAGTACTGATTCTGCATGCCTAACTGTTATATTTAGACTGCATTGATCAGCTTCAAGAATAATGTTACACTTAGGccacgtttggatgcacaagtgagttGAATCGCGATCATTTTCCCTAGCATTCCTAGTGAAGATGTAGCCATCAAATCTCAGTTACGATTCTTTTGGTTCCAACtagaaataaatttcaatttggaaTAGAAGCATCAATATGAATTGCATGGAAGTTACAATTTGGTTAATGATATTTGATTTGATAGTGTGTCCAAATGCGAACTTTGTGTTACAATTTGTGATTTGGGTTCTGTGGTACTAATGAGTATTAAAAGGAAATGGGTCTCATGGGGGGATGTGATgcagcttggtgggccatcttgGAATGTGAAGTTAGGAAGAAGGGATGCAAGGACAGCAAGCCAGGCAGCTGCCAATAGAAGCATTCCCCCACCAACTTCTAACCTTAACAACCTCATCTCTAGCTTCCGAGCTCAAGGGCTCTCTACTAGGGAGATGGTTGCCTTATCTGGtatgaaatctctctctctctctctctctctctctctctctctctctctctcatttcattgCATCTGTGTTAATGGACCCAGGATTCAAATCACCATTTAGTGGCACGATCATGGGTGGCCCACAATacaagaataaaatcgattgtGTCAATGGGCCCAGAATACAGACCCCCATATAGTGGGTATGATCATGGTGACCCACAGTACGAAATCATATCGAATATGTTATTGGCCCCAGGATTTAAATAATCATTTTGTGGCCATGCTCATAGATGGCCACAACACACGAATCACATCGAATATGTTAATGGTCCCAGGATCCAAATCACCATTTAGTGTGCATGATCATGGGTGGTCCACAATACAAAAATCTTCCCATTCAATCGATGCACTTTCCATCTTGAATGTTGATGGAGAATATTTTCAATATTGAAAattcacttgatggatggtcggGATCCTCCACTCTCCATCAATTTCTTGCCAGAGCTTGTTCACTCtagggtccacttgatggatggtttgtGATCATGACTGCTGTAACGTTACGATGGCCATTATAACAATCATGGCTCAATGGAAACAGGTTCACATACCATCGGCCAAGCGCGGTGCACCAACTTCCGAACCCGCATATACAATGAGACCAACATCGACAGCTCGTTCGCTAGATCGCGACAGTCGAACTGCCCAAGAGCCACCGGCTCAGGCGACAACAACCTGGCACCGCTCGATCTCCAAACACCTACTGCCTTTGACAACAACTACTACAAGAACCTCATCAACCGGCGTGGCCTACTCCACTCCGATCAACAACTATTCAACGGTGGATCTACCGACTCGCAAGTGAGATCGTATAGTACCAAGCCTAGCACATTCAATTCCGACTTTGCCACGGCCATGATCAAGATGGGTGACATCAAGCCGCTCATGGGCTCCAAGGGAGAGGTCAGGAAGAACTGTAGGAGGGTGAATTAAGAAATGTTATGTTCTCCAATTGCAATAAATCTTGTTTTTACTTGGCTAGaaaacaaaaatcagattgagATATTTCTTGGTTTGTATTAGCATGCTTGGACAGCGTTTAAGATTCAATTTGTGTGTTCTACACTTGATTATTAATGATTATCAGCTGGGTTTGATTATCAAGGATTAATCTTTCTTAGATGAATTTAAAATGCTAAATAGACAATTTAAAtttgggttttttattttatttttggtgcaTGTATTCTCTAATTCTTCCTCCCTTCTTTTTTGGTATAtgggttttctttgttttgtGTAGAGGGGTCCTGGAGTATATGATATGTGGGTCCCGACTCAATGCTTTGAAAAAAAACAATGTTACTAAAACCTAGCAAGTTGAATTGAACTCGTTTGagttgaataggttagatgagaTTATGAGCTGAGTTAGCTTATctcaagtaacttaagatccaaatgccccctaggAGACCTTGGTTGTGGGTTCGACAAGGGCTCATCAGGTCAATTGAAGCTCGACTCGTGTCATGCTAGCTTAAGTCAAGTCATTTGCCTTGACTTGGCATGAAGTGATTGTTTATCGCAGCTATTTTTATATTTCAAATGACAATAGTTACTTTAATCATAGTTTACATACTTGGAAGAACTCGAATTGAATTGCCCAAGTCAACTTGATCAACCAAAGTGCACTATAAGAAAACTGGAATTTACCAGCGGTCAAAACCGCCGCCAAA belongs to Magnolia sinica isolate HGM2019 chromosome 8, MsV1, whole genome shotgun sequence and includes:
- the LOC131253553 gene encoding peroxidase P7-like, whose protein sequence is MAASLSMAFASLSFLLFLMGSSMAQLSTNYYSKSCPSVFSTVKSTVQSAISKEQRMGASLLRLHFHDCFVNGCDGSILLDDTSNFTGEKNAAPNRNSARGFDVVDNIKSAVESKCPGVVSCADILAITARDSVVILGGPSWNVKLGRRDARTASQAAANRSIPPPTSNLNNLISSFRAQGLSTREMVALSGSHTIGQARCTNFRTRIYNETNIDSSFARSRQSNCPRATGSGDNNLAPLDLQTPTAFDNNYYKNLINRRGLLHSDQQLFNGGSTDSQVRSYSTKPSTFNSDFATAMIKMGDIKPLMGSKGEVRKNCRRVN